The segment TCACCGTCATCGGCAGCCTCTCCAGCGGCAGGGCGAGCACTCCCTCCAGCGCTGTCAGCCGGAAGTAGTCGATCGAGGTTCCCGCCAGCCGCTTACGGGCACCGAAAGGGTCGGGAAGGGCCACGACCATCACCTCACGCTCAGGTGTAGAGCACCGACCGCGCTCCCGCTCTATTGTAGTGGATGGCCGTGTACCGGGAGGACTTCTGCATCGTGCCGCCGGCATGTGCCACGGCATCCCCGTGGACGTCCGGGTGGAGATGAGCGGGGAACCCGCGCCTGCCCAGGCGGGGAGGAACTACGCGGAGCAGGCCCGGGGAAGGAAGCTAGCGCAGCATCAGCAGGGTCCTCTGCAGCTTCCGCAGGGCGCTCTGGGCATGGGGCTTGCCTTCCAGTTCCAAACGCACGCACTGTTCCAGCCCCGCGGCGATCAGGTCCATGGCCACCCGATCCAGGGCGGCTCGGGCCGCGGCCACCTGCTGCGCCACCTCCGCGCAATCCCGGCCTTCCTCCAACATCCGCTGGAGCCCGCGCACCTGCCCCTCGATGCGCCGGAGGCGGGCCAGGAGGAACGCCACGACTTCCTCGTCCACCTTCAGCGTCGCCACGGCTTTCTCACTCCTCGACCTGAGCCGCGGCCTCCGCAGCGCCCGCGGCTTCCAGCACGTGCTGCAGGAAGACCTCCTCGGACCGGGCTCCTTCGAAGGCGTAGGCCTCGTTGATCACCACCTTGGGCACCCCCATCACCCCGTACCGGTCTGCTAGGGCAGGGAATTCCAGGGCCTCCACCACGTCCGCGCGCACCCGCTCGGACTCCTGCGCCATGGCGTGGGCCAGCCGCGCCACCCGGGGGCAGTAGGGACAGGTGGGTGTGACGAACACCCGGATGTGCACGTCCCGCGGTAGGCGCGCCAGGGATGAGCGGGTCTGCGGCTTCAGCCCGCTGTCCCTGCGGGAGGCAGCCACGATGCCCTCTACCAGCACCGCGAACTCCAGCCCCGCGGGGATCCCGTAGTAGCGGGCCCGGGCCTGCCCATCCTCCCCGAGAAGAATGACGGGAACTCCCTCCACCCCCGCGGCGCGGGCCTCCTCCGCATCGGTCACGATGCTGCGGACCCGGAGCCGGATCCTGGGATCCAGGGCCGCCACCTCCTCCAGGAGCTCCCGGGTCGCCTCGCAGGTCTCGCAGTCCGCCCCCGGCACAGACAACCGTGCCCGCGAGGTGGTGAACAGGGTGAGGGTGACGTTCCCCAGCAGTTCCCGCTGGAACCGCTTCCGCAATGCCTCCCGATCTGCCGGCTTCAGGAAGGGCATGGCTTCCTCCTGGATACGATACTCCGTAGGGTATTTTCCGCGGGGCGACGGACCCTGTCAACCCCGCAGGCGGCCGGGAAGGTGCGGGGGTGCCGGGTCCGTGGGTGCCGGGAGCGAGGCGGGGCGGGCGTGCGGTAGAGTGGAGGAGGAGGGGCGGAGATGGCCCTGCGGGCACACCGGCGACTCAAGGTTCAGGAGGCCCGGCAGATGCCCATCGCCCGGGTCCTGGAGGAGTTCACCCGGGAGGGGGAGCTGTACCGGCCGCTGGGGGGCGGTAAATTGGAGTGCTTTGCCTGCGGACACCGGTGCGTGATCTTCGAGGGGCTAGCTGGCATCTGTCGGGTGCGGTTCAACCGGAATGGGGAGCTCTACGTCCCCTGGGGATACGTAGGGGCATTGCAGGTGGACCCCATCGAAAAGAAGCCCTTCTTCCATGCGTATCCCGGCGCCCGGGCCCTCAGCTTCGGGATGCTGGGGTGCGACCTCGCCTGCCCCTATTGCCAGAACTGGCAGCTGAGCCAGGTGATGCGGGACACGGTAGCCACGCGGCTTGCGGATTTTACCCCCATCACCCCCGGAGAGTTCGTCCAGCTCGCGCTGCGCAGCCGCTGCAAGGTAGTGACCAGCACCTACAACGAGCCCCTCATCACCAGCGAGTGGGCGGTGGCGCTGTTCCGGGAAGGCAAACCGCATGGACTCGTGGGCAGCTACGTCTCCAACGGGAACGCCACCCCCGAGGTTCTGGACTACATTCGGCCTTACGTGGACCTGTACAAGATCGACCTCAAGAGCATGCGGGAGAAGAGCTACCGGGTGCTGGGCGGGAGGCTGGAGACCGTGCTCCACACTATCCGGTGGACTTGGGAACGGGGGTTCTGGGTGGAGGTGGTGACCCTGGTGGTCCCGGGCTTCAACGACAGCGAGGAGGAGCTGCGGGACGCGGCCCGGTACATCCGCAGCGTGAGCCCCGACATTCCCTGGCACGTGACCGCCTTTCATCCCGACTACCTCATGGAGAATCGGGAGCCCACCTCCGCGCAGAAGCTCGTGCGGGCCGCGGAGGTGGGGTACGAGGAGGGCTTGAAGTTCGTGTACGCGGGGAACCTGCCGGGACGGGTGGGGCCATATGAGAACACCTACTGCCCCCGCTGCCACGCCCTCCTCATTGAGCGCTGGGGGTTCCAGGTACGTGCGTACCGGATCCAGAACGGGAGATGCCCGGAATGCGGGGAGGGGATCCCCGGGAGATGGTGGGCCCCCGAAGAGATCCCTCCCTTCCTGTGCGGATGACTACGTCCGGGCAGGCTTCCTCCGCCACTTGATGGTGCAGCCCACGGGTCGGGTCTCCGGAACGGGTACCTCTCTGTCGGCCAGCACCGCCTCGAGCGCATCCCGCAGATAGTGGTGTCGCACGGCGTCGGGGTCCTCGTAGTGGTCGTCGATGGCGCCGTGGTAGCGCAGCACCCGGTTCCGGTCGAAGACGAATACTTCAGGGGTACGCTCCGCCCCGTAGGCCAGGGCCACCTCCTGGGTCTCGTCGTAGAGGTAGGGAAAGGGGTAGCCCTTCTGCCGGGCCCGCTCCCGCATGCGCTCGAAGCTGTCCTCCGGGTACTGCTCGGGGTCGTTGCTGTTGATGAGCAGGAACTGCACCCCACGGTCCTGGTACGCCCGCTGGAGGGCGATCATGCGGTCCTCCCAGGCCTGCACGTACGGGCAGTGGTTGCAGCTGAAGATCACCACCAGCGCCGCCCTGTCCGCATAGTCCTCCACCGCATGCTCTCGCCCATCGGTTCCGGGAAGCCGGAAGGGAAGGATACGGTCTCCGATGTGCAGTTTCGCCACGGATTCACCTCCGCGAGGCGCGTTCTAAGGCAGCCCGGACGGCGCGGCGGAGGGTCTCGGGGCTCGGAAGAGGCGAGACACGGCCGTCCTCCCAGCGGTAGATCCGGCAGGTGAGCCGGTAGGGCTCCTCCGGCGAGGGCTGGATGTCCTCCCCCTCCACCAGGATGGTGGGGGAGCCCACAAACCGCCATCGCCGGGCTTCCTCCTCCGTGTGCACCCGGAACACCGTCACCTCCGCCTCCACGCCCTCCTCCGCAAGAATGCGGCGCACCCGTGCTAGGGCCTCCTCGTGGGAAGGACAGCCTTCCCAGTACAGGAGGGTGATGCGCAAGGGTCGTCCGCTCACAGCACCATTGTATCCGGGCTCCGCAAGGCCCATTCCGGGCTTCTCCGGTACAATGAACCGAAGAGTCCAAGGCGGCGAGGAGAACCGTGCGGGTGACGCTCCCTCTGGAGGTGCGGTACGCGGAGACAGACCAGATGGGCGTCGTGCACCACGCGGTGTACGTGGTGTGGATGGAGGCAGCTCGGGTGGAGTTCCTGAAGCGGTTCGGGATGCCCTACCACGAGCTGGAGCGGTCCGGGGTGCGGCTTCCCGTGGTGGAGCTGGGGGTGACGTACCGGGCCGCTGCGGAGTTCGGACAGGTGGTGGAGGTGAGCTGCGTCCTGGAACGGGTCACGAGCCGCGGGGCCACCTTCCGCTACTGGGTGCACCGGAACGGCCGCCTGCTGGCGGAGGGGTTCACCCGACACATCTGCTGTGATCTTGGGGGGCGGGCGCAGGCGCTTCCCCCCCACCTTCGCACCGCCCTGGAGGAGGTGTGCGGGCCTGCGGAACCCTCACGCCCCGATCCCTAGACGGGGATCTCCACGGGGATGGGATCCTGCACCCGGACGGCCCGCAGATCCACCCGGCACCGGTAGGCACACAGGACCACGCCGGCCCGCACCGCCTGTCCACCGGCTGTCGCCAGGTCTGGATCCGCGAGGGGATCTAAGCGGAGGCGGACCGCGTCGTCCCGCTGCACGAACCACACCACCGCGGCCCGCGTTCCCCGACGCGCAAGACGCGCCAGAAGCCTCAGGTGGCGAGCTCCCCGGGCCGTAGGGGCATCCGGGAACAGGGCCACCCCGTTTGCCACCCGGTTGCAGGACTTGGTCTCCACCAGCCAAATGCCCCACTTGGTCTGCACCTGGAAGTCCACCCGCTCCCCATCCAGCCGCACCTCCCGCTCCCAGATCTGCACACCCACCACGGGCGGAAGCCCCCCGGCGCGGCACGCCTCTTCCCACAGGCGGTTGGGTAGATGGCTGTCGAGTCCCACCCACCGGCGGTGGTGGCGAACCAGCAGCAGCGTCCCCCAGGTCCTGCGGGAGCCGGTGGGGTGCACGCGCACCGCCGCACCCCGCACCAGCAGCTCCTCCATGCGGCCGGAGTTGGGGAGGTGCACGGTGCGGACGTCTCCCCGGACCTCCACCTCTGCCGCAAAGCGGTTGAGGCGTCGCACGAACCGGCCCGGCAGGAGGGGTTGGGGGAGGAGGAGGGAGGGGGAGCCCACGGGTGTATGCAGGAAAGGGGGCGGGCCCTGGCGCTCGCCGGAGGCCCGCCCCCAGAACTCCGCGGAGCTTCTACCGGCGCGCCACCGCGGCCCGGTACTGGCGGGCCGATTCTGCGAACGGAACGGGTGCCACGGTGACCCGGGTCTCCATCTGCACGTGGGGCTCTACACTGGGCTTACGGGATCCTCCCTGGGGCTCGCCCCACACCAGGATGAGCTCGGTCCCCGGCTGGCTGTAGGCCTCGTCCACGGTGGCCAGGGACACCATGGCGGTCTCGTTCGAGGTGTAGCCGGGCCACATGGCGAACCCCACCACGTCTCCCCGGCGGTTCAGGACCTTGTCGTAGAACCATGTGGCGTACTGGGCCACGGGAAGGTCGATGAACTTGGCCCGCTGGCCTAAGGGCTTGGTGAACTGGGTCTCGAAGGCGCGGACCACGTCCTCCGGGTTCCACACCAGGGTCACCTTCCGGCGGTGCGGCTCCTTCGATTTTTCCTCCAGGGCCTCCCGACCGATGAAGTCGTGGTCGAACTTCAGGATGTGGCCGTAGCCCAGATCCCAAGGCGTGAGGTAGTAGTCCTCGATGTTGGGGGAGTAAAAACTCCCGCCCAGCGAGCCCACGGCCTCGTAGCTGTTGGCCGGGAGCCACTCCCGGTAGGCCCGCAGGGACTCCCCTGTGTACACCGCGGGGAGGGGATTGGGGATCCAGCCGGACTCTAGGGCGTTGGAGGGGTACGCACGGGAGCCCACCTGCCGCAGGCCGAACTCCTTTCCCGCCTCCACAATGGCCGCCTTCACCGCGGGCCCCTCCTCGAAGGGCCCCACCAGCTCCCCGCCGGCCACCCCCGCCATCCCGTGGTGCAGGAAGCGGACCCGGTGGCCCGCGATGGTGATCCAGGTCATGTGGAAGAACTTGATGGGCGGGAGGGGTTGTCCCGTCAGCTTCTCCAGCAGGGCGGGTGCGTTCGGTCCCTGGAGCTGGAAGCGGTAGACTTTCCGGGGGCGGTTGGGATCCGTCACGGACCACTCGTCCCGCTCCAGGGTCACACGGTATCCGCCGGTTTCCGCGTGGAACTGCACCCAGTTGTGGACGCTGGGCCGTCCCACCAGCTGGAACTTCTCCTTGTCCAGGTAGAACAGGATGACGTCGCCGATGAGGTAGCCGCGGTCCGTGCACGCGATGTACTGTTTGGCCTGTCCGGGCTCGAAGTTCTTGAAGCTGTTAATCCCCAGGTAGTTCAGCAGCTTCAGGGCATCGGGACCGTACACGTAGAGATCGGACATGTGGTAGGAGAGGTCATACAGACAGACCGTCTCCCGCCACGCCCGCTGCTCATCCTGCCAGGTGGTGAACTCCGGCGGAACCACGGGATAGATACGTTTCCCCGTCTGGTTGTTGTAAAGGTAGTCCGTGATGTTGGGAACGCTTTCCACGATTTCCTGCAGGTTCCGCGGTGGCTGCCGTGTGGCCATCTCCTTCCCCTCCTCCCTGTGCTTTTTGGGCTCGGCGTGCCGTGAAGCCCCCGAAGCAGGGACCATGATAGGGCACCCATCTGACCAAATCAACCTCCGTGCCCCACGGGCCACATGCGCCGCGGCCCCGCGGCGTCCGTTCCAGCCTTCGTCCGTTACGGACCCGCGGAGCGAAGCTGCGTCCGATAGGGGAGGAGTGCCTCCCGCAGGGAGAGCGGGTTCTGCCCGGTGACCTCCCGCACCGCGGGCGAGATGCGATCGAAGAAACCCTGGGCGATGGCCCGATACAGGGAGGCGAAGGCTTCCGCCGCGGCGGGGGCGAGCCCCGCCGTCTGCATGCTCCGGGCGTACTCCTCCAGGGAAATGGGCTCATAGCGGATAGCCCGGCCGCTGAGTTCGGAGAGCACCGTGGCCGCGTCCGCGTACGAATAGGACTCCGGCCCCGTGACCTCGTGGATCCTCCCCTCCTGCCCCGGCGTGGTGAGCACGGCCGCGGCGATCCGGGCGCAGTCCTCCCGGGCGACGAAGCTCACTCGGCCGTCGCCGGCCGGCAACCGCAGCACGCCCGTCTGCACCGCCTGAGGAGCCGCGGTGAGGAGGCTTTCCGCGTACAGGTTGTTGCGCAGGAAGGTGAACGGTAGCCCGCTTTCCCGGATCGCCGCCTCCGTCTCCGCGTGGTCTCGCATGAAGGACACGGGGTTGCGCTCCGCGTCCAAGGCGGAGGTGTACGCCACGTGCCGGACTCCGGCCCGGCGCGCGGCCTGCACCGCGTTCCGGTGCTGTGCGATGCGGGCACCTGGCCGAAGGTCGTCCGTGCTAATTAGTAGCAGGCGCGCCACGCCTTCCAGGGATCGGGCTAGGGCCTCCGGCTGATGGAAATCGCCCGGGAGCACGGTCACCCCGCGGCCCGCGAGATCCTGCAGCCTCTCCGGGTGTCGGGTGAGAGCCCGGATGCGGTCCGCGGGCACCCTCTCCAGCAGCAGCTCCACCACCCGCCGGCCGAGGCGCCCGCTGGCACCTGTCACCCCAACGACTTCCCCCACACTTCCACCTCCTGGCCCTTGGGGCTGTGCTGGAAAAGCCATTCGCCGCCCCCCTCGGCTCCTCCTGCGGCCTCCCTTTGACAGGGAGGGCGCCTGTCGGTATGGTGGCGTCTGGGCGGGAACGCACCATGGACAGAGGGAGCATCCGGGTACGGTTCCCGGACGGGACGGAGCTCCAGGTGGCGTGCGGCACCACGCTGGAGGAGCTGGTGCGTCTGCGTGGCGAGGGGGAGGAGGTCCTCGCGGCCGTGGTGGACGGTCAACCGCGGGATCTCCATAGCTCCCTCGAGCACGACGCACAGGTGCGGTTTCTGCGGTTCGAGGATCCGGAGGGCCGTCAGATCTACTGGCACTCCTCTGCCCACCTCCTGGCCCAGGCGGTGAAGGACCTGTTTCCCGCGGCGAAGCTCGCCATCGGGCCACCCATCGAGGAGGGATTCTATTACGACATCGACGTGGGACGATCCCTCACCCCTGAGGATCTGGAACGCATCGAGGCCAGGATGCGGGAACTGGCGGCCCGGGACCAGCGGATCGAGCGCATCGAGCTTTCCCGGGAGGAGGCCATCCACCTGTACCGGCAGCTGGGGGAGAAGTACAAGCTGGAGCTTCTGCAGGAGATCCCCGACGAACGGATCTCCTTCTACCGGCAGGACGGGTTCCTGGACATGTGCCGAGGGCCGCACCTCCCGCGCACGGGCCTCATCCGGGCCATCAAGGTGCTGGGCACGAGCGGGGCCTACTGGCGGGGAGACGAACGCCGGGAGCAGCTGGTACGCATCTACGGAATCACCTTCCCCGCGGAGGAGCAGCTGCGGGCATTCCTGGACCGACTGGAGGAGGCGCGACGGCGGGACCACCGGAGGCTGGGCCGGGAGCTGGGACTGTTTAGCATCGAGGAGGAGATCGGGCCGGGCCTGGTCCTGTGGCACCCGCGGGGGGCGTTGGTCCGAAGGACCATCGAGGAGTTCCTACGGGCGCAGCTGGACGCCGCGGGGTATCAATGGGTCTACACGCCGCACGTGGCCCGGGAGGCTCTGTGGGAGCAGAGCGGACACCTCAGCTGGTACCGGGAGAATATGTTCAGCGGGATTGAAGTGGAAGGGCAGCGCTACCTCGTCAAGCCCATGAACTGCCCGTTTCACATCATGATCTACCGGGCCAGGACCCGAAGCTACCGCGACCTCCCGATTCGGCTTGCAGAGTTCGGCACCGTGTACCGGTACGAGCGGTCCGGAGTGCTGCACGGGTTACTGCGGGTTCGCATGATCACCCAGGACGATGCCCACATCTTCTGCCGGCCCGATCAGATCGAGTCCGAGATCCTGGATCTCCTGGACCTCGCCTTCTCCGTGCATGAGGCCTTCGGCTTCGACCGGTACGAGGTGATGCTGTCCGTGCGGGACCCGCGGGCCCCGGAGAAGTACGCGGGGCGGCCAGAGGTGTGGGACCACGCGGAGGTGGCCCTGGAACAGGCCCTGGCCCGCAGGGGCGTGGCCTATACCCGGGCCCCGGGGGAGGCGAACTTCTACGGTCCCAAGATCGACGTGTACTTCTTCGATGCCCTGGGCCGGAGATGGCAACTCACCACCATCCAGCTGGACTTCACCCTCCCTGAGCGGTTCGGGCTGGAGTACATGGGGGAGGACAACCGACCCCACCGACCCGTGATGATCCACCGGGCCATCCTGGGGAGCCTCGAGCGGTTTTTGGGGATCCTCATCGAGCACTACGCGGGAGCCTTTCCCCTTTGGCTCGCCCCGGAACAGGTGCGGGTGCTGCCCATCGCGGACCGCCACCTTCCGTTCGCCCAAGAGGTGGCCGCGCGGCTCCGGAGCCGCGGGCTACGGGTGGAGGTGGACGGTCGCAACGAGAAGATCACGAAGAAGGTCCGGGACGCCCAGGCGGAGAAGGTGCCCTACATGCTGGTGGTGGGGGATCGGGAGGCCGCAGGGGGTACTGTGGCGGTGCGTCACCGGTCCGCGGGAGAGCTCGGTTCTCTCCCGGTGGAGGATTTCATCGCCCGCGCCCTAGAGGAAATCGCCGCCCGCCGCTAACCCGGAAATCCCTCGACCCACGTTGATTTCACGGATCCCTCAGGCGGAGGGAACCGTGCGACGTCCCGTGGTATGGGTGAGCCTTGCCTTCACCGTGGGGATCGGGGCGGCTTTCGCGCTCCACCCCCCTCTCGAGGGCGTGCTGGTGGCGGGTCTGGGCGTGGCCCTGGGCGGGGTCCCCGTCCTCCTCTCCCGCCCTCTCGCCCGATCCCTCACCATCCTGCTCCTGGTGGGCTGTGCGGGCGCGGGACTCGCCCTGATCCACCGCGCGCCTCCGGGACCGTGGGATGCGGCATCCCTGATGGGCCGGCATGCCACGTTCACAGGACTCGTGGCCGCGCGGCTCGGACCGCAACGCTTCGTGCTGGCGGTGGAGGCGGCCGAGGGGTTCCCGCAGGTGCGGGGCGGCCGGTTGCTGGTAGCCGCGCGGTCACGGCTCGCCCTGGAGGTGGGGGATCGCGTCCGGGTGGTGGGAAGGGTGCATCCCCTTCGGGGTCCGCGTAACCCCGGGGAGCCGGAGCCGGAGGCGTGGGCCGCGCGGCTCCGGGTACGGGCCCGGTTGGTCGCGGAGCGGGTGGAGGGGTTGGAGCGAGGCGCGGGATTCCGGTTGCTGCGGTGGGCGGCGGTCGCACGCCAGAGGCTGCAGGAGACCTATCGCCAGGCCC is part of the Armatimonadota bacterium genome and harbors:
- a CDS encoding metal-sensing transcriptional repressor, whose protein sequence is MATLKVDEEVVAFLLARLRRIEGQVRGLQRMLEEGRDCAEVAQQVAAARAALDRVAMDLIAAGLEQCVRLELEGKPHAQSALRKLQRTLLMLR
- a CDS encoding thioredoxin family protein, translated to MPFLKPADREALRKRFQRELLGNVTLTLFTTSRARLSVPGADCETCEATRELLEEVAALDPRIRLRVRSIVTDAEEARAAGVEGVPVILLGEDGQARARYYGIPAGLEFAVLVEGIVAASRRDSGLKPQTRSSLARLPRDVHIRVFVTPTCPYCPRVARLAHAMAQESERVRADVVEALEFPALADRYGVMGVPKVVINEAYAFEGARSEEVFLQHVLEAAGAAEAAAQVEE
- the amrS gene encoding AmmeMemoRadiSam system radical SAM enzyme; the encoded protein is MALRAHRRLKVQEARQMPIARVLEEFTREGELYRPLGGGKLECFACGHRCVIFEGLAGICRVRFNRNGELYVPWGYVGALQVDPIEKKPFFHAYPGARALSFGMLGCDLACPYCQNWQLSQVMRDTVATRLADFTPITPGEFVQLALRSRCKVVTSTYNEPLITSEWAVALFREGKPHGLVGSYVSNGNATPEVLDYIRPYVDLYKIDLKSMREKSYRVLGGRLETVLHTIRWTWERGFWVEVVTLVVPGFNDSEEELRDAARYIRSVSPDIPWHVTAFHPDYLMENREPTSAQKLVRAAEVGYEEGLKFVYAGNLPGRVGPYENTYCPRCHALLIERWGFQVRAYRIQNGRCPECGEGIPGRWWAPEEIPPFLCG
- a CDS encoding thioredoxin family protein yields the protein MAKLHIGDRILPFRLPGTDGREHAVEDYADRAALVVIFSCNHCPYVQAWEDRMIALQRAYQDRGVQFLLINSNDPEQYPEDSFERMRERARQKGYPFPYLYDETQEVALAYGAERTPEVFVFDRNRVLRYHGAIDDHYEDPDAVRHHYLRDALEAVLADREVPVPETRPVGCTIKWRRKPART
- a CDS encoding thioredoxin family protein, producing MGLAEPGYNGAVSGRPLRITLLYWEGCPSHEEALARVRRILAEEGVEAEVTVFRVHTEEEARRWRFVGSPTILVEGEDIQPSPEEPYRLTCRIYRWEDGRVSPLPSPETLRRAVRAALERASRR
- a CDS encoding acyl-CoA thioesterase, with protein sequence MRVTLPLEVRYAETDQMGVVHHAVYVVWMEAARVEFLKRFGMPYHELERSGVRLPVVELGVTYRAAAEFGQVVEVSCVLERVTSRGATFRYWVHRNGRLLAEGFTRHICCDLGGRAQALPPHLRTALEEVCGPAEPSRPDP
- the sfsA gene encoding DNA/RNA nuclease SfsA, whose amino-acid sequence is MRRLNRFAAEVEVRGDVRTVHLPNSGRMEELLVRGAAVRVHPTGSRRTWGTLLLVRHHRRWVGLDSHLPNRLWEEACRAGGLPPVVGVQIWEREVRLDGERVDFQVQTKWGIWLVETKSCNRVANGVALFPDAPTARGARHLRLLARLARRGTRAAVVWFVQRDDAVRLRLDPLADPDLATAGGQAVRAGVVLCAYRCRVDLRAVRVQDPIPVEIPV
- a CDS encoding aminomethyl transferase family protein encodes the protein MATRQPPRNLQEIVESVPNITDYLYNNQTGKRIYPVVPPEFTTWQDEQRAWRETVCLYDLSYHMSDLYVYGPDALKLLNYLGINSFKNFEPGQAKQYIACTDRGYLIGDVILFYLDKEKFQLVGRPSVHNWVQFHAETGGYRVTLERDEWSVTDPNRPRKVYRFQLQGPNAPALLEKLTGQPLPPIKFFHMTWITIAGHRVRFLHHGMAGVAGGELVGPFEEGPAVKAAIVEAGKEFGLRQVGSRAYPSNALESGWIPNPLPAVYTGESLRAYREWLPANSYEAVGSLGGSFYSPNIEDYYLTPWDLGYGHILKFDHDFIGREALEEKSKEPHRRKVTLVWNPEDVVRAFETQFTKPLGQRAKFIDLPVAQYATWFYDKVLNRRGDVVGFAMWPGYTSNETAMVSLATVDEAYSQPGTELILVWGEPQGGSRKPSVEPHVQMETRVTVAPVPFAESARQYRAAVARR
- a CDS encoding SDR family oxidoreductase codes for the protein MGEVVGVTGASGRLGRRVVELLLERVPADRIRALTRHPERLQDLAGRGVTVLPGDFHQPEALARSLEGVARLLLISTDDLRPGARIAQHRNAVQAARRAGVRHVAYTSALDAERNPVSFMRDHAETEAAIRESGLPFTFLRNNLYAESLLTAAPQAVQTGVLRLPAGDGRVSFVAREDCARIAAAVLTTPGQEGRIHEVTGPESYSYADAATVLSELSGRAIRYEPISLEEYARSMQTAGLAPAAAEAFASLYRAIAQGFFDRISPAVREVTGQNPLSLREALLPYRTQLRSAGP
- the thrS gene encoding threonine--tRNA ligase, with the protein product MVASGRERTMDRGSIRVRFPDGTELQVACGTTLEELVRLRGEGEEVLAAVVDGQPRDLHSSLEHDAQVRFLRFEDPEGRQIYWHSSAHLLAQAVKDLFPAAKLAIGPPIEEGFYYDIDVGRSLTPEDLERIEARMRELAARDQRIERIELSREEAIHLYRQLGEKYKLELLQEIPDERISFYRQDGFLDMCRGPHLPRTGLIRAIKVLGTSGAYWRGDERREQLVRIYGITFPAEEQLRAFLDRLEEARRRDHRRLGRELGLFSIEEEIGPGLVLWHPRGALVRRTIEEFLRAQLDAAGYQWVYTPHVAREALWEQSGHLSWYRENMFSGIEVEGQRYLVKPMNCPFHIMIYRARTRSYRDLPIRLAEFGTVYRYERSGVLHGLLRVRMITQDDAHIFCRPDQIESEILDLLDLAFSVHEAFGFDRYEVMLSVRDPRAPEKYAGRPEVWDHAEVALEQALARRGVAYTRAPGEANFYGPKIDVYFFDALGRRWQLTTIQLDFTLPERFGLEYMGEDNRPHRPVMIHRAILGSLERFLGILIEHYAGAFPLWLAPEQVRVLPIADRHLPFAQEVAARLRSRGLRVEVDGRNEKITKKVRDAQAEKVPYMLVVGDREAAGGTVAVRHRSAGELGSLPVEDFIARALEEIAARR